TCCACACTGTCAAACGCCTTCTCAGTGTCCAATGAAACAACACATACTGGAATGGCCTGATGCTGAGAATATACCACATTAATGTAAGCTGCGgatattaaaaaataactgaTGCTTCTTTATAAACCTGTTTGATCAGGAGAGATGATGTTGGGGAGGAAATCTTCGTTAAAATTTTAACATCAAAGTTGAGCAAAGAAATCAGCCTATAAGATGCACAATCCAAAgggtttttatctttttttaagtAGTAAAGAGATGCACACCCAATTCTTTATCATTTACTTATAGtcatatttgtcttttttgacAGAAATCACGGAAATGCTGTGGTTTGTTTAACCTAAAGATTCTGGTCATGTTGCCCATCGTAAGTGATCATGTTATTAAAGCTTCTACACCACTAGACTAACCTAGCTATCTATAATAGCCTAACAAGTTTAAACTAAATAGTATGATTTCAGATTCGGAAAGACTTGTGTAATAAGGCTGTGCACTGCACTCAACATCCCCCTTTCCACACCTGAAGAAAAGTCCATAGGTTGTTTTAAAaggtaaaattaaatataaatctaGATTCATGCATTTCTAagatttatacattttgtttgtCCTTAGTGTCATGTCTGTATGACTGTTGTGCATCTAACATAATACATAATCTGGTAAATGTGCTGTCctaatgataaataaaaaggaaattCTTAAAGATTGCCACCACATCATCACTTATTTTGATTGCAAAATTTGATTGATAAATATGGTATCGTGAGTGCATGAAAGCAAGCATTGTTGGGGAAATATTCatgaaaatatgaggaaaagaaaatgccaCAATGTCTCTTCATtctcttttttatttctgtagGATAAAGTGATCAAGGATCACTAACAAACTACACTTAAAAAGGTATTTTTACTACTttaacaaaacacttttgagtCACATGTGAGATTCATGGGTCCTGTCTGTCTCAGTGCTGGAACTTTATATAacgttacatttatagacagctCAGTTTTATAAAGTAATCTATTGCAAATTTCAAACAAACATTAGTCCTTATTAATATAGGTTAATTTGTTAATGATTCTTCATGAGCTTCATCTTAATTCATACGCTGAAGGTTCAGAATTATTGGAATCACATTCTGCAAAGCTCTTGTTCTCTTAAAGGAAACAGCAGGAAACCACTAAAAGTGTTGAGGTTATTCTGGTTATCATATATCCTCATGCCAGACCAAAGTCTCACATATACAACATCTCCAACCTCCAGGAGCAACACAACTCCATTCGAGGAGTTTAACCGATCCTGAGCCTGAACATCATATGCTACAACCATGTGCTCTCCATTCTTATAAATGGATACAGTTGCTTTGGTTCCACCATGACCGTATATAGAGATTCTGAACATGTACGCTCCTTTTAGTGGGGCTGTGAAAATACCTGaatcaaataacaagagataCAGAATCAGCTGTTTCCTGTATGATTACTCAATTACCAAACACACTGTGTAATAGTTTTGAAAGATGGCAGATCATTTAATTATCTTATACACATTACACAACTGCAGAGAGGTCTGAATGGAGCAGAAGGGTTTATGACTCcatttcattgataattacCTGTAATTGGGTTGTAGGCGTTCCCTATGTTTGTGAAGACTTTCTTGTAGGTTAGTGTGATGTCAGTGGTAAAAGGTCCAACATATCCACTGCCAGATTCCATCAGTCCAGCTGAAAAAgctatttctctgtctgttattgaaaaacataagCAATATTGTCATATATTACTCTATTACACTGAGAATGTATACACTGAATTTAACATAATTCAAGCACACTTTCACCTCTATTTTCCTTTCTCAACTCCTCCACTTGACCCAGAGTAAGATTTGACATTTCTGTAAAGGAAAAAGGATTCTGTTAAATGACATTTAGACTACTAATAGATAATCTAAACAATTTACACAGTATACACTCAGCTTTAACATTTAGACTATTGCGGGATTACAAATTTGTACTATGTTATATCTAGGTTTCAGTGTAATAGTATATGAACTGAAAAGGTTATGtacattgtattttacattttgaggTAAAGATAATAAGGAGATCAAGGCAGGCAGCCTTTTGTCTTCATGCTCttcctgaccatttggcaggacaagctcaagatacagcagtccttttgtctctatgataacgTAAAGGTATGGACGATACTGTCAGACTGATTGGAtgagcacctatgcatttgaatgacacagttatgctgattagacaTGATCAtctcccccttgaatgtatatgaactaccaagtacAATCCCTTAGTTAGACTTGGATGACTACAGCGACACACACAGCACGTTTCTCAATAAAGATTAACTTCTGCTTGAAAGATATCCCGTCTCCTGGTCTCTGCTTCGACGAGGAAAAAGTTTCCAACACTATGCAATGTATTGCATTTGTTTTACTTTGAGGATCATTGATAAAAGAGTGAACGTTTTGGTGAGGTAccttcatttttcttgttcatCTCATCTCTCAGTCGCGCCTCTAAAgctctgatgttttctttctgctctgtaacggtggcggtcagttctctgatgttttctttctgctctgtaacagTGGTGGTCAGttctctgttcttttctttctgctctgtaactgtggcggtcagttctctgatgtttcctttctgctctgtaacggtggcggtcagttctcgcAGTGCTGCATGGATGTCAGGGATGCCCAGATCGCAGTATTGTTGGCTGTCAGTTGAAGCTTCAGCTCTCAAAGTGTCTGTTTGAGGTGGATTCTGTCTTCCGTCCTCAGAGCTgatctgttgactgatctcaTTCTCATTGAGTCCTCCATCTACCTGCTGCTGGGCGACAAACTCAAAGgtttccaacagcagcagtatacaTACTAAAGCCTTCATTCTTCACTGATGTTTGTTTCCAGATCTTGCTCTGTCATCTCCACAGCCTCTCATGTTCCTTTTATAGTGTCCTGATTTACTGTCTTTTACACATGATTTATATTGCTTCAGATAAAGCAGAGTAATTAAAGTTGATTGTGAatcataaacaaaaaaatgttccaGGCTTATTGGAAGTTTATCTCTTTATCTGATTCCTCTCGCTCAGCGGTCGGTAACCTTATAGCATGTGAAGGGAAAACCACCCTTtacagctataacagcttcaactcttctgggaaggctttccttAAGGTTTAAGAGTgttttatgggaatttttgaccattcttctagaagcgcatttgtgaggtcaggcagtgatgttggtgagaaggcctggctcacagtctccgctctaattcatcccaaaggtgttctgtcgggtttaagtcaggactctgtgcaggccagtcaacttcctccacaccaaactcgctcatccttgtctttatggacctttctttgtgcactggtgcgcagtcatgttggaacaggaaggggccatccccaaactgttcccacaatgTTGGGAgtatgaaattgtccaaaatgtcttggtaagctgaagcattaagagttcctttcactggaactaaggggtcaAGCCCaccccctgaaaaacaaccccacaccataatgccatgcttgaattcactgagctcctgagagcaacccattctttcaaaaatgtttgTAGGAGCAGATGCCTagatgcttgattttatacacctgtggccatggaagtgattgaaacacctgaattcaatgatttggaggggtgtcccaatacttctGGCAATATAGTGCATCTTGTGCAATGCCCTTGTGTGTACTACTGCAATAAGTACACACAACAAATGCCTAGAAAGCCACCTAAGAATTGCTTTAATGTGGCTTCCGATTGCATGTTGCAATTCCAGTGAGTAAAAGAGTCATGTCTATTGtcagaacaaacataaaacaaacacaacagaactACTGTTATTCACTGAGTATAAAGCTATTCACATCTTTAAATTAAAGGATTTATACTCTAATTTTATACACTACTCCACATTCAGATGGTACTCAACCAGAATGCGTTTTTGTTGCCGCGGATACCGTCGTGGTCCCTTCTGTTATTTATAACAGGCCATTGAATTCTTGAAGAATTCAAACAGAATCAGATGCATTGCTTGATCAGATTTACTCCGTTTTACTATACCAGCAGTTGGGAGTttggtgccttgctcaaggatCTCACCTCTGTCATGGGATTGTGGGTGGAAGAGAGCTCTGTACAGTCATTCCCCCCACCGATAATTCCTGCTGGTACTGAGATTCGAACCTgcaacctttgggttacaagtctgactctctaacaaTTAGGCCACTACAGGACCAAAGCACGTTCATATTATTAACTTTTAATTTACTGACACTGTGTCGTCTTAATTTCTCTATTCAAACCTGCGATAGTTATATAGGTCTGTGTTGAAAATGTCAGGGCCAGTTTCAGAGCCCCGTGCTGAAATGCGGGGGGAAAATAAACtttcatgttttaataataattcaaaacaTGAGGGTGTTTGATTGGGATATTTCGTCCCTGTGTTTTAATTCCACTGTAGTTGAATTGTACCTTCCTTTTagccttttttttcttcatttttcaatTCATAAGAACTTAATAACCTAACAATGTTCTCACGTTTAGTAGACTACaaagaaacattaaataaaaagtgaTCAACAGGTTCTTAATTAATTTACAAAggaaaaatttaataaaaagtgaTTAACAATTTCTTAATTCACTTACAAATGGTTTAATAAtgtagggtctgcacagtctcaagtatgagcaggtcccaccataaactgtgtttaagtcTCAATTCAGGGAAactttggtttgtaaatcttacattgattccggcccggcagacactaatggatcacGAGACTCTTTTTTATAACTATTTCGATAAGTCCCAAACCTCTCCTCTGCGACTTCAAAGGAGATGCGAACACCACGGATCGGGTTTCTAGGAGACAGGCCCGAATTCCAAACGgtcataaaaaggaaaatacacgcacgcacccacacacacatacaaaagacCTACATAAAGACTGCATGCACAAATATTATGcctgcaaatatgaatgtatctgccatTGTAGTGTTTGTTGCATGTATGTGTTGCTAGTGTAGAATCGTAGAATTGACTGtagtaggttagttttcatgttaaacgaTAGTAGTAGAGTATAAAGTGTATCTTCTTCATGTGATGAGCGACACCTGTCGAGTTTGACCTCTCCGTAAAAGTCGTAAAGAGTCCGAGCTATTCACTCATGTAtgttacatttctgtcaaatgcatcgttcaatgtttaatagtactatgaagaaaatgcaccGATTGGACATACCATAAATTAATCCGGGAGACAGGACAAGGGGATGTGGAAAACCGCCAAATTGCAACGCTATCATTGGAGGACGTTATCAGGAAGGCGTTCTtgtctgttgtctttaaaacatCACGACACGCGTCTTTTGGTGGCACAAGTTTTCCTGCACAAGTTCCTGCCATAGAgacggactctcttctttatCTTCCGGTCATCTTACTTCCAGTTAAACCTtgtttgaaaaccccgccgaagaaaccctctcggaaaggaccaaccaagccaggcgcattgaaactcTGCTGCACCCCGACTTGAACCATAAGCAAGTATTATAATTTCTCTGAAATTTGTTTAAATACTGggtttccttgctggctcttcAAGGTTAACTGTTGGAATTggccattctttgatcatctctctttctgacTTTTACTTTCACTCTATATGTATCTGTATCTACTTGTGTACATTTATCCGTATAACCTTTGTATCACCCGTTCCGTATATTAAACATATCATATCCACGCTTTTATTCACTTGCTCCTTCAACCACAAccgagtcactttaacgttctgattctaatatccttgctttacgtttggatgctatCATAGAAATTTATCCTCGTGGCCAGAGGATAACATTTCCGTCGTAATAGTCTGTGGAGAACTTACCGGTTTGCTGGACGGACCGATAGTTttctacataattattaaaccagaactaatcatatatgtgattgattataattcgttgtaattaattcaccatgtatggttaattcccccttgggttgGTATACgcatataattattcataaaactttatgaattattatattcatattccacccataaattgattaataactgattaATCGCTACAATAATAAATATGATCCACAATTTGTTAATTAATGAACACTTTTTCTGCATGTTATgcacagagctctgtgttgtACAGGAATAAATGTTTCAATGTGCATGTCTGACCTGTCGAAATACATCAGTGAATTATTGAATGTAGTTTCAAGCATTTGTCTGCCATCACTGTAACAGTAGTCAAATGGCTGgaacattaaacacttacaTGATATATAATTAGCCaagaataaatattattattattattattattattattattactacaaccagtcattttatttatttatttatttatttttaatctgtatttaaaagTACAAATGTCACAGCAGTCTTATGCAATGTTGCAAACCGTCCTTTTGTGCCACCTGGAGGTGATTTTTGTGACACATTTTGTGACACATTTTGTGACACACGTGACACATTTAACGCTGCGGCCTCGTGGCAACATTACACATGGCAGTAATAGGCATTGTGGTTGACTACGTACTGTAGGAAGAACACATGTCTACTAGTTACTGACCTGATGCAGACACATCAGGGTGAGGTTTACGTAAGGCAGAGCACAGAATCCAGGAAACTCTGATGCTTTTTTGGTAACACCCACTAGGAGGCGCTTCGGTAACACGGACgccatttttgagtgaaaatgCCAACTGGACAATTGATTCCATCACATCACATCCAGCGCACCCAAAATCGGAGAATCTCACacccaaatcagaagcgcaatagaaaaTATCTCAAAATATCTCAAAAATAAGTCATTAGTAAATATTATGACAccgacagtaaatgttgtattgtcatgttttatattatcagttgtggaatccaaccattaaGTACACATTTGAGGTAAcatagttagcctactttgactatttccattttatgtaaccttacatatttactattaatagatacaatacaatatatatttcagaCTGATCCAGTGGCATTGTCAGGTTGACACACTTTAATATCTCACACTTTAATAGTATTAATTGGGCTTGATAAAACAGGCTGTTACCTTAAGGAATGattacctcaaaatgtacgtCCGTATGCAAGTTTGAgtgactttatttaaattaaatacattagcTATTGTCACATGTttacatatataattttaagCTTTGTGGCTATActattcactcaaaaattattttttgatgcTGGTTGATTCTATTGGATTTTACTTGTGGAACCACTGTCCATGATTGAATTGAGTACGTTGgacataactattttacatagatTCTTCCTTAGTAAAGGATTTTGcatagaataaaaataaacctttaatgttaaaaaaaactaagtTGGTTGTgttgacccaacgtaagtacattggaaattggaataacagaattgcataatgctgaaataaagcaacttaatcatgtggaaatcctttccatgatttttttatgttcgttcaaagagttatttttatgagtgttgAAACTGTGTTTAAATATTTACCGCTGAGCCCATTTATTTCCATTGTAAGTgccttacatttatttttaaactaaagaacaagtttttttctctggtgatTGATGTCATGCCACAAATGTTGCAAATAGAGGTAAACTTGTTGAATCCACAAAATGTCcctttcaatgttatttttcctccACGTGCATCAACAGATCCTGTATCAACAGatgtaaatatgaatttatGCACAAAACTTGTCAACTTAAATGACgtgtataaaaacattaaatgtaattattaacctGATTTACAGCTTGTCATGTAAAAGAATGCCCTAGATTATGGGAACTCATGCACTAATGATAATGTTGACCTTGGCTTGTTTTATGGTACCCTAATATGATCTGTGTTTTTACCTTTGTTAATTATTACTCACTCATAGATTCTGTCGGAGAGTTCAatcaattttacatttacacttttggcagatgctttaatccaaaacaaattatattacaatttaatttcaatttatttgtaaatcaCCTTTATAATGCACTTTGTtgctcagttttacagaacacggagaagaaaatataaagaaaagaaaatagtcTTTTAAAACACAAGCAGCCAAAGGAAAAAGTGCCAATGAAATTCCttagagttagttcacccaaaaatgaaatttctctggACTTGAATGTGGTATTTTTGGGGGTAATTTATTGGGAGATAAATAAACCGGATTTCATAATgggtagaacgacatgagggtgagtaattaatgacagaacttaaatttttgggtgaactaaccctttgtgAACAACAAAATCCCATGTGTTGGTCACGAGTTATTCCAtgtttaaccctttaaaaccgGATGTGTTGTCGGCGACACATCCAACCAAGCTGTATTCATGTTACCGTATAACTCTTGAACCCTTTGCGCTATACATCTTTTCCAGGGagaaacaactttatttttgttttctgattTATACTTCTCCTTGGTGAGTACGAACTTCATTATAAAAAGtgtatttagttattttgattGTGAATACTGTGAATTGTAATGTGAAAAAGGAATTTTTAACGGGTAATAAGTGATGtaaaagttttcaaaaatgctttaaaagtgTATCAATATGATATATGATTGTATATAGTCGTGTTTAAAGGTTTATAATATGTTTTACGTGTTAGACGGAAGGAATTTCTTAATGTGAAATGCACGCCATGCGGTGCTAGTTTGCTAACACTGTGCATAGGCCCTAGTGTTGGATTGAGCACATGGTGAATTAGCATGTATGTTCTCATGTATGTGCAAATGATTTATACAGAGAGTTTGATTTaatttgaaatgatttattTGGACAATGACATTAATGTTTCATTTTGGCTTTGTTGTTAcaaggctgttttttttttctttgtgagaATTGTGTTCCTGAATcctgtccttgctgaatattcGTATTCCGGTCGGGACTGGCGAGCCATTCCATCCTCTTGTACCTGGAAACAGAGAAAAGAGCGTGAAGTCTGCCGAACTGGAAGTGGTTTTCTTCCACTTTTTGATGAACATTGCTTTATACTATTGAACTTGAAATTGAGACACTGAACTTAAACTCAACTGGACATTTGAATTCAACTGAGTTGAATGCAAAAAATTCAACTTGTTAATAATCTATCGCTGGATTATTAAACAAAGGATTCTAATCACAATTTGTGCAACTGCGTCTTCTCTCGTTCAAGTTCACTCTCGTTCTGCCTGCTTGTCCGCTAACTTTCGGCAAGGGGCGGGACTAACTTTTCACCTCACCAATGAGCAATCGGCTCAAGAGCAtttctaaatttaatttataaagcaattttactgcatttttcttctttcttttttatatatttatatattttataacaataatagttatataaaattgcaaataaatgctagTGACCTAGGTTAATGACCTGGGttacatgtatttattaacatttatttaactcatgatgcagcaaaaattgactatcataattagactgaagggtgttgttgtcacagacacgtcaggctccaccgctcaccaatcacagcgcacccagtcaccagagtactgatcacagacacctgcacctcatcaagcACCTCATCACAGCCAGCACAAAGAGCACTCGCACACACCACTcgatgtccggtctcgtttgcattaaccctctggagtctgaggatgatttggggcctggagaagttttgacatgccctgacatttgtgcttttttcagttgttcataaacatataaatgacaaaagtgtcattacactgtattcagcacaaactaggctaccataatatgtgaggaacatgtatgtacatgtttgtgtttttgaaggaataacgtttatgcgtggttattgaaaaaacaaaaaacttaagtcactgaaataaggccaaaaaaataatattaaatctgtgttcacaagacttctgggt
The sequence above is drawn from the Megalobrama amblycephala isolate DHTTF-2021 linkage group LG13, ASM1881202v1, whole genome shotgun sequence genome and encodes:
- the LOC125243880 gene encoding uncharacterized protein LOC125243880 isoform X1 — protein: MKALVCILLLLETFEFVAQQQVDGGLNENEISQQISSEDGRQNPPQTDTLRAEASTDSQQYCDLGIPDIHAALRELTATVTEQKGNIRELTATVTEQKEKNRELTTTVTEQKENIRELTATVTEQKENIRALEARLRDEMNKKNEEMSNLTLGQVEELRKENRDREIAFSAGLMESGSGYVGPFTTDITLTYKKVFTNIGNAYNPITGIFTAPLKGAYMFRISIYGHGGTKATVSIYKNGEHMVVAYDVQAQDRLNSSNGVVLLLEVGDVVYVRLWSGMRIYDNQNNLNTFSGFLLFPLREQELCRM